One region of Turicibacter bilis genomic DNA includes:
- a CDS encoding IS701 family transposase: protein MFIEGILSDDNSIFKFLRGLDLDLFLSKPQFNHLTAFLNHMTRESYDGKISNVKHRHRTSLGRFLNKSQWECDAISTHLQSYITSYIYNRSQSTGQPVYVSIDDMTCVKTKPSSQASHPIQGCGWHFSHVAKRQVYGHQFVAVVLSCDGITLPYQLIPYEKDKASKIELVQQILKTLPTPPLKGYFLADSWYTCTSLLTLAHDEGFAYLGAVKTNRVIFPKGHRPKGIQLKVFAHQLNLKDLDLVTVGSTQYYTYTYEGRIKGGELVKIILSWPKKTVFNEKTLRCFISQDNQLSAKQILKHYTKRWPIETFFRDTKQSFGLANYQIRTLKGIRRLMLLIQLVYLYIHQKKTNHQSFGETLRMHQIECYRDVIKFVHDQTRHGMNLSSIFETLKVA from the coding sequence ATGTTCATAGAAGGTATTTTATCAGATGACAATTCAATTTTCAAGTTTTTACGTGGATTAGACCTAGATCTATTTCTGTCAAAACCACAATTTAATCATTTAACAGCTTTTCTTAATCATATGACACGAGAATCTTATGATGGAAAAATTTCAAATGTAAAACATAGACATCGCACCTCTTTAGGTCGTTTTCTAAACAAAAGCCAATGGGAATGTGATGCCATTTCTACACACCTTCAATCATACATAACCTCGTATATCTATAATCGTTCACAAAGCACTGGGCAACCCGTCTATGTGTCTATTGATGATATGACCTGCGTCAAGACTAAACCTTCGTCACAGGCCAGTCATCCAATTCAAGGATGCGGGTGGCACTTTTCGCACGTCGCTAAACGACAAGTCTACGGACACCAATTTGTAGCAGTTGTTCTTTCTTGTGATGGAATCACCCTCCCTTATCAACTGATTCCGTATGAAAAAGATAAAGCAAGTAAAATTGAATTAGTTCAACAAATCCTAAAGACTTTGCCTACTCCACCTCTAAAAGGCTATTTTCTTGCCGATAGTTGGTATACCTGTACCTCATTATTAACACTGGCACATGATGAAGGGTTTGCCTATCTTGGAGCTGTTAAAACGAACCGTGTTATTTTCCCTAAAGGTCACCGTCCTAAAGGGATTCAACTTAAAGTATTCGCTCACCAACTGAACTTAAAAGATTTAGACCTAGTGACCGTCGGATCGACTCAATATTATACCTACACCTATGAGGGGAGGATTAAGGGTGGTGAACTCGTTAAGATTATTTTAAGTTGGCCTAAAAAGACAGTTTTTAATGAGAAGACATTACGTTGTTTTATTAGTCAAGATAATCAATTATCCGCGAAACAGATTCTCAAACACTACACTAAGCGATGGCCAATCGAAACATTTTTCCGTGATACCAAACAAAGCTTTGGATTGGCGAACTATCAGATTCGCACCTTAAAAGGAATTAGACGTTTAATGTTACTCATCCAATTGGTCTATCTTTATATTCATCAAAAGAAAACAAATCATCAATCGTTTGGTGAAACATTACGTATGCATCAAATCGAATGTTATCGAGATGTTATTAAATTCGTGCACGATCAAACACGTCATGGTATGAACCTGTCCTCAATTTTTGAGACGTTGAAAGTAGCTTAG